A region of the Acidobacteriota bacterium genome:
GAAAGGAGGCACCAGGCCCATGGCGATGCGCAAGGCCACCAAGAAGAAGGTGGCGAGAAAAGCCACCAAGCGGAAGGTCGCCAAGAAGAAGGCCACCAGAAAGAAGGCCACGAAGAAGAAGGCGACCAAGAAGAAGGCCACCAAAAAGAAGGTGACCAGGAAGAAGGCCGCGAAGAAGAAGGCCACCAAGCGCAAGACCACCAAAAAGAAGACGGCCAAGAAGAAGGCCACCAAAAAGAAGACGGCGCGCAAGGCGACCAAGCGCAAGACCACCCGGCGCAAGACCCGTCGCACGACCAAGAAAAGGTAGATACCAAACACATCCCGTCAGGGAAAAGGGACGCCCTCCCGGGCGTCCCTTTTTTGCTGCGGCACCGGGTCCCAAGTCTACAGGGGCAGCCTCAAGGCGACCCGCACGCCCCCGCCTTCGGCCGTCTCCACGCGCAGATCTCCCGCGTGCCGCTCTGCCACCTTGCGGCAAAATGCGAGACCCAGGCCCACCGCGGTCCCGCCGTCGGCACGATGGGGGAAAGCACTCGCAACCCGCGCGAAGGCTTCTTCCGCGCCCGGAGGCAACCCCTGGCCCCAGTCGCGCACTTCCGCCGTCGCCGCCCCCGAGTCGCCCCTCAGGCTGATCGACACTCCCCGCTCCGACCAACCGTGCTCCACGGCATTGCGCACGAGTTCCTTGAGCGCGTTCTGAACTCGCCTGCGATCGACCGACGCGATGACGGGGTTTCCGGGAAGATCCACCTGGAATCGAGAGGGATCGACGGACGCTTCTTCGCAGACCTGGTCCACCGATTCCAGCAAAAGTCCATTGAGATCCACCAGGTCCCGCTCGAGAACCGGGAGGCCGGCATGAAGGCGGAAGATCTCGAGCCATGTCTCGAGCCGTCGCGCAAGGCGGGCGGCATCCTTGCGGATGATGCCGCAGAACTCCCGCTGCAGTTCCGGGGCGAGATTCTCGTCGCCGGTCAGCGTCGCCGCGAATCCTTGAATCGAGGCCAGTGGTGTGCGCAACTGGTGGAAGAAGACCTCGAGGAGGGCCGCACCATCCCCGGCGTCTTTGCCGCCCACGGCCTCCTCGGCCAGGACGACCACCGAACCCAGGGGCAGTCCTCGAACGCTGCAGACCTTGGCCAACTGCACCTGCACATGGCGCGTTTCGTCCCCGACCTCAACTTCGAGACCACGGGCGTCGATCTGGCGCGCCCCCGCGAGAAACGCCAGCCAGTGCCCGCGCAGGGTGCCGGGAAGTTCCACCGAGGCCAGTGGGCGGCCGTTGATCTCCGTCGCCGAGACGCCCAGCAGCCGGCTCGCCGCACTGTTGACCAGAACGATGCGCTCGGAATCGTCGGCGACCAGCAAGCCTTCCGCGATGGATTCCGCGGTGGAGCGCAAGATTTCCTTTTCGCGCTGGGCCGCCTCCGCCTTGACCACCAGTTCGGCGCGCAAACGTTCCCGTTCGCTTCCATCGGTCACCACGACCAGCCGCAGTTCAGGATGCTTGTCGGGTATCCGCACGCGGATCCAGGCGGGGAACGAGATGCCTTCCTGGTTGAAAGCCGTCAGATCGATGTCCCCCTCGCCCCGGGCCACCAGCTCGGACAGGGCACGACCTTCCGCTTCGGATGCGTAGGGCCCGACGATCAGACTGGCCCTTTCCCCACGAAGCAGGGCCTCGGAATAGCCGAAAAGCCGCGAGAAGACGTGGCTGACCCACTGAATGCGGCCCTCCGCGTCGGTGACCAGCACCGCGTCGGGCAACGCGTCGAAGATCGACACGGCCCACTCGGAAGACGGGGCCGCCGGATCGGCGAAACTTTCGGGGTATCGGGCCCCGGGCGTCCTCCCCGCACGAGAGTCAATACCCTGCTGCTTGTCGGAAGCCAAGAGAGACCTCGCTCTTCCTCGCTCCTTCCCGCTCGCGCCGAAGTGCAGATGCAAGGATCACACCAGCACCGACTCACACCCGATTGCGGGATAATATGGACCTTTTCCGTCAAGATCAAAGACCTTCTCCGCCACCGGTCCGCCACCGGTCTCCTTGGCGGCGCGCTCCCGCGGGCGGAACGTTCCATTTCGATACGCGGGAAGGTGTTTCACGCTGGCACAAGGCGGCCGCCGTCACCATATTGACTCCAGGAGGTCCGCACCGATTCGCCACGCTCTGCCACCCGGCACCCGGGAAGGACGCCAGGAGTGGAACCCATGAGCGCGATCCTCACCCCGCCCCAGCCGTCCTCTCCGAGCGCGCGGGAAACCACCGCACGGATCCTCGTGGTGGACGACGAGCCGAACATCTGCCGCCTGCTGGCCCATAACCTGGGCCGGGCCGGCTACACCGTCTCCACCGCCGGCAGCGGGGGACAAGCCATCGAGACCTTCGAGAAAAGCGGCGCGGATCTCGTCCTGCTGGACCTGAAACTGCCCGACATGGCGGGTCTCGAGGTGTTGCGCCACCTCCGTCGCATCGATCGCGATCTGCCGGTGATCGTTCTCACCGCCCATGGATCGGTGGACACGGCCGTGGAGGCGATGAAACTCGGCGCCCACGACTTCCTCGCCAAGCCCTTCGAGTTGGAGCGCCTCGAAATCGCGCTGCGCAATGGGCTCGAAATCCGTCACCTGGCCCGGGAAGTCCGGCGGCTGCGGTGCCGCCTTGCCGCCACGGAACGCTTCTCCGAGATCATCGGCGCCGAAGGTGGCCTCCGAGAATGCCTGGCCCTGGTGGAGAAAGTGCTTCCCAGCGATCTGACCGTTCTTCTCACCGGTGCCTCCGGTACCGGCAAGGATCTCTTCGCCCGGGTGATCCACGCCGAGGGCCCCCGCTCGAACGGCCCCTTCCTGCCGGTCAATTGCGCGGCTCTACCTGAAGGACTGCTGGAAAGCGAACTCTTCGGGCATGAAAAGGGAGCCTTCACCGGCGCCACCAGCCGGCACATCGGAAAATTCGAGCAGGCAGACGGGGGCACCCTCTTCCTCGACGAGATCGCCGACATGGCTCCCGCGGTGCAGGCCAAGCTGCTCCGGGTGCTCCAGGACCGGACGGTGTTCCGCCTCGGCGGCAACACGGCGATCCGGGTGGATGTGCGGGTGATCTGCGCGACCCACCAGGATCTCGAGCGCGCGGTGGCGGAAGGACGATTTCGGGAGGACCTCTACTACCGCCTGGCGGTCTTTCCGGTCCACATCCCGCCCCTGCGGGACCGCAAGGAAGACATTCCCGCGCTGGTCGACCACGTCATCGCCCGCGCGGGCAAAGCCCCGACCCAGGGCATCTCCGCCGCAGCCCTCGAATGCCTCGAGAGCCACGACTGGCCGGGCAACGTCCGTGAACTGCAGAACGTGATTCGGCGGGCGCTGGTCCTCGCCGGCGGGGAGACGATTCTCCCCGAGCACCTGCCCCCCGGGATCGGCGGCGCCCGGTCCCTCACCGCGGGACGCTCTTCCCTGCCGCCGGCCCTCTCCGGAGAGAGCATCGCTCCCCTCGAGGAAGTCGAGCGCCAGCACGTGCGGCGAGCGGTGGAGGCCTGCCGGGGCAATCTCAGCCAGGCGGCGCGACGACTGGGCATCGGCCGCACCACCCTCTATCGCAAGCTCAAGCGCTTCGGTCTCGGCTGACGGCGATCCGGGGCAAGGAGGGGTGGATGCGGGAGACGATCTCGTAGTGGATCGTCCCGGCCCAGCCCGCCAGATCCTCCGCACGGATCCGCTCCCCTCCCGACGCACCGATCAGGACCACCTCGTCTCCGGCCTGTACCGGCCCGGCGTCGGTGACATCGATCATGAACATGTTCATGCATACCCGACCGACCACCGGAGCCCGGCTTCCATGACACAACACGTGGGCCCGACCCGAAAGGGAGCGGTCGTAGCCCTCGTAGTAGCCCACGGGCACGACGGCGATCCGGCTCTCCCGGCCCGCGCGCCACGACCGCCCGTAACCGACCCAGGCGCCCCGTGGCACCACCTTCACCTGGGCGATGGCGGCCTTCCAGCTCAGCACGGGTTCGAGTTGGAAATCGGCCAGGCTTCGCTCCCGGGCCGAGACCAGGGTTTCCCGGGAAGGCCACAGACCGTAGAGGGCGATGCCCACACGCGCCATGTCCAGATGGGTTTCGGGAAACAGGATCGCCGCCGCCGAACAGGCCACGTGGCGCAGCGGCGTCGACGATGGATGGAGCGCACGGACCTGCTCGGAGCAGGACAGGAAAGTCTCCAACTGCCGACGGGCGAAGTCGTGATCGGTGGTGTCTTCGATGTCCGCGAAGTGGGTCGAGATCCCGGCCAGGCGGAGGCTTTCACGACCCGCGACATGGCGCGCCAGGTCGAGCAACGCCTCGCCGGCCAGGCCTTGCCGGTGGGTTCCCGTCTCGACCTTCAGGTGCACCCGGGCCACCCTCCCCAACCGCCGCGCCGCCACGGCCAGGGCCTCGGCGGCGGCCCGGTCGTAGAGAGTCAGCTCGAGGCCGGCTTCCACCGCCGGGGGGCAATCGCCGGGGGGCACGCGGCCGAGCACGACGATGGGAACGTCCCGCCCCACCAGCCTCCGCAATGCGACCCCCTCGGCCAGGTTGATCACCGCCAGCACGTCGGCGCCGGCCTCGAGAGCCGCCGGCGCCACCAGCTCCACCCCGTGACCGTAGGCGTTGGCCTTGACCACCGCCGCCAGGCGA
Encoded here:
- a CDS encoding sigma-54 dependent transcriptional regulator — encoded protein: MSAILTPPQPSSPSARETTARILVVDDEPNICRLLAHNLGRAGYTVSTAGSGGQAIETFEKSGADLVLLDLKLPDMAGLEVLRHLRRIDRDLPVIVLTAHGSVDTAVEAMKLGAHDFLAKPFELERLEIALRNGLEIRHLAREVRRLRCRLAATERFSEIIGAEGGLRECLALVEKVLPSDLTVLLTGASGTGKDLFARVIHAEGPRSNGPFLPVNCAALPEGLLESELFGHEKGAFTGATSRHIGKFEQADGGTLFLDEIADMAPAVQAKLLRVLQDRTVFRLGGNTAIRVDVRVICATHQDLERAVAEGRFREDLYYRLAVFPVHIPPLRDRKEDIPALVDHVIARAGKAPTQGISAAALECLESHDWPGNVRELQNVIRRALVLAGGETILPEHLPPGIGGARSLTAGRSSLPPALSGESIAPLEEVERQHVRRAVEACRGNLSQAARRLGIGRTTLYRKLKRFGLG
- the alr gene encoding alanine racemase, with the protein product MRGLPAGAVSWVEIDLDALRRNLGAFRSRLGRGTRLAAVVKANAYGHGVELVAPAALEAGADVLAVINLAEGVALRRLVGRDVPIVVLGRVPPGDCPPAVEAGLELTLYDRAAAEALAVAARRLGRVARVHLKVETGTHRQGLAGEALLDLARHVAGRESLRLAGISTHFADIEDTTDHDFARRQLETFLSCSEQVRALHPSSTPLRHVACSAAAILFPETHLDMARVGIALYGLWPSRETLVSARERSLADFQLEPVLSWKAAIAQVKVVPRGAWVGYGRSWRAGRESRIAVVPVGYYEGYDRSLSGRAHVLCHGSRAPVVGRVCMNMFMIDVTDAGPVQAGDEVVLIGASGGERIRAEDLAGWAGTIHYEIVSRIHPSLPRIAVSRDRSA
- a CDS encoding PAS domain-containing protein; translated protein: MSIFDALPDAVLVTDAEGRIQWVSHVFSRLFGYSEALLRGERASLIVGPYASEAEGRALSELVARGEGDIDLTAFNQEGISFPAWIRVRIPDKHPELRLVVVTDGSERERLRAELVVKAEAAQREKEILRSTAESIAEGLLVADDSERIVLVNSAASRLLGVSATEINGRPLASVELPGTLRGHWLAFLAGARQIDARGLEVEVGDETRHVQVQLAKVCSVRGLPLGSVVVLAEEAVGGKDAGDGAALLEVFFHQLRTPLASIQGFAATLTGDENLAPELQREFCGIIRKDAARLARRLETWLEIFRLHAGLPVLERDLVDLNGLLLESVDQVCEEASVDPSRFQVDLPGNPVIASVDRRRVQNALKELVRNAVEHGWSERGVSISLRGDSGAATAEVRDWGQGLPPGAEEAFARVASAFPHRADGGTAVGLGLAFCRKVAERHAGDLRVETAEGGGVRVALRLPL